aaattgaataattaaaaatacgttttaaaataattttttaatatcacaaatttaaaataatattataacaaagttctaagctaccaactaatatctaaaataattaaataataagtaaaataaaatatactacaaatcaaaaaatcattaaaaaaaagaatattaagatatgataTCTAGAATATATACCGATAATTAATATAtcctccaaatattatatctgAACCGAAGCATTGCAAACGGGAGATTTGTGGGATTTGATGTTGGTGTgaggaaagaaacaaataaaaaataatgatgttCCAAAAGGGAAGTTTGTTGCATCGACGTATAAAGTGAAGTGTGAGGCTCCAGGTTTGAAAAAATTGGGGGAGGCAAGATCGTGTGGAAGCGAGTCCAGCCCATTGTTTGTGAGCCTTTCCTGTGTGAATGTTGAGAATGGTGCGATGGGTCAATGATGTGGGTCGTGATTCTCCATTATATTGCGGAAAAATTGGACGGATCAGGCGCCAGCATGGAGGAACATTGCAGAGGATGTTgcctcttcttctccttcctttcTCTCTGATTCCAACTTTGTCTCAAACACCCATTTCAATTCCCAACTCTTTTGAACAACAAAAACCATCTCTCAATTCGATACTGCGTCTTAGCGTATTATATCGTTTTGAGAAATACCCTTTTGCGCTTTCTAGACACATACGATCCTTGGGTACTGGTTTTTTGTTCCAAATTTCGAGCTAtcccatcattttttttttttttttctggggttctttcctttttttctcgaTCTTTTGAGTTTTGTTCTTCTGGGGTTTGgatttcgggttgggttcgaTGGAGCTTCTTCGTGAACAAGGCCGACGATTCGGgttgttgtttgattttatgatgatgaagtgattcttcttcatttcgcGCTTTTTGATCGTTTCTAGGGTTTGCCGTTTTCTTGGCTTTGGTGGAGTCATTTTGAGGTTTGATTTCTCATCTGTTCTTCTGggttttctttgtgttcatgaTTGCTCATTGAATATCTCtcaattaatttagtttcGCTGTAAGTTTTTAGTCATTTGGTGCTTGAAATGGCTGCCATGGAAGCTTTCACACTTTGCTATGAAATGTTGGGCTGTTATGGGTTTGTTTGACTCGAGAATCATCTCTGATTGATTGTTACTTGTCTGATGGGATAGGAAACTTTTGTTGAtacttgttcttgttcttaatattttcatgAAGAATTGTAAGAATTGTTGTGGATCATTGACCTTAGGTTAGGGGAAGCTACCGTTTATACGACAGCTCTGCTTTCTCGTCTTGCGTCCTATGCAATTTATGTTCCTCTGTTACTGCCCTGTGAAATCTGGATTTTAGTTTCGTGATCCTTTGAACTTATATTGATCGATATCGAATGTTGAGCGTCTGAGCTTTGTCGAAATGAATAATGGTCTTTTGAACATGTACAACCATCTATGTTCTCATTGATGATACAGTTTAGGAAGAAATCTGAGGATTATATTAGATTTGATGTTCTTGTAGCTGTAAGTTGTTTGTGTATACTCCTTTCGCCTGATGTCGGTTTGTTCGAACAGGTAGAATTTGCGTAATACGTAGGAAATGAAAAGTAAAATGGGTGTGAAGGATCATCAAATCGCAACTCACTCGCCGAATGCGAAAGTAGTAGGCGAGATCGACACTAGTTCACCGTTCCACTCTGTCAAAGACGCTGTCAACTTGTTTGGTGAGGGTGCTTTCTCAGGTGAACAACCGGTTGTGAGGAAGACGAAGCAACCTCGTTCTGCGGAGGTTCTTATGGAAGCTctttatttgttgttttagGTTCTTTAAAAAACGTAAAAGAAAACGGTTTATGATGTTGCTGATGTTTTTGGTTCTCGTGTCGACAGAGAGTGTTTGCAAAGGAGACTCAACTCCACTTGACAGAAAAAGAGctgaaaaaattaaaggatcAGCTTAAGAATGCTGAAATTACGAAATCCGAAGCGCTTGTTGAACTAGAAAACAATAAACGAGCTGTTGATGAGCTGAACAAGAAGCTGCAGTTGCTGAGGGAATCGAAAGAATCTGCCATGAAGGATTCGGAAGTTGCCAAGGCTCGAGCTAAGCAGCTTGAGGAGGCAAATGGAAGCAATCATTCTGGAAATGATCCGGGTTGGAAACAAGACTTGGAAACAACTCGAGCTCAGTACATGATAGCGATTAGAGAGCTAGATGCTGCAAAGCACGAATTGAGAAAAAATCGTCAACATTCCGATGCATCTTTGGAAGCGAAAATTGCTGCGTTAAAACAGGTGACGGCTGCTGGGGAATCGTTCAAAACACACAAGGTGAAAGAAAATGAGCTTTCTAAGGAAATTTTGGCTGCCCAAGAATCTATTGAAAAGCTCAAGCTGGCATCCCTGCAAGCACAGCAAGAGCAAAAGAAGATATATGCGGAGAAGGACATTCAGAGACGGTCGTATAAAGCGGCTCTTGAAGAGTCGGCGAAAAAACTGTTTTCTTTGCAGAAGGAAATTGATCCTGATATCAGTAGGAATCTTGAATCGCAGCTGAGCGAGACGATGAATGAAATCGGGGAACTGCAGAAACAAATGGAAGATAAAAAAGCTTCGGATTTAGGTTCGGTGAAGAATGTCACCTCGGAGCTCGATGATGCAAAAGGGTCCCTACAAAAAGTagctgaagaagaaagatcCCTCCATAGCCTGGTTGAAGCTCTGAAGTTGGAACTTGAGAATGTGAGGAAAGAACATTCAGAGCTCAAGGAGAGAGAAGCCGAAGCGGAATCTCTTGCTGGTAATTTGCACGTCCCGCTTCGGAAGAGCAAATCTGAACTCGAAGCATACCTCGCAGAAGAATCTAAAGCAAGAGGTGCTTGTGAATATATGCTATCAACTCTCAACCAGCTGTCGTCGGAAACTCAGAATGCTAGACgaggagaagaagagatgaaaaagaaagcagAAGAATTGAGGAAGGAAGCAGAAGCCACCAAAATTGCAATGGAAGCAGCTGAGAAGCAGCTGAGAATTGCAGTGGAGGAAGCTGAAGAAGCAAAAGCAGCTGAAGCAAGAGCCCTTAATCAGATTAAGGAACTGTCTGAGAGAACCGATGCGGCACGAGCTTCGACATCTGATTTTGGGGCTAACATCACTATCTCTAAGGAAGAATTCGAGTCGTTAAGCCGGAAAGTCGAGGAGTCGGACACATTAGCAGAAATGAAAGTGGCTGCTGCATTGGCTCAGGTTGAAGCTGTGAAGgctagtgaaaatgaaattataaagaaGTTAGAAGCATCCCAGAAGGAAATTGAGGATATGAAGACTGCAACTGGGGAAGCTTTAAAGAGAGCCGAGATGGCAGAAGCAGCTAAGAAGGCCGTGGAAGGCGAACTCAGAAGATGGCGTGAACGAGAGCAGAAGAAAGCGGAAGAAGCTGCATCGAGAATTTTGGCTGAAACAGAGTTGTCTTTGGAATCATCTTCAAGCCACCATAGGCTTCAAAAGCAGAACACGACAGTGAAAACAGTCGAGACGAGCCACAACAGGTTTCAAAAGCTGAACACGACAGTGAAACGAGTCGATTCGAAAAAGTTGGAGAAAGATAAAACCTTTAAGAAGGTACTTTTTCCGAACCTTAGCGGGTTATTTATTAGGAAAAAGAACAAGGTCGAGGGTGGATCTCCCTCCTACCTGCCTGGTGAGAAGTCTATGTGACATTCTTTTGCTCGACGTTCGTGTTACTCGAAATATTCAGGTgagatatatataatcattgtATGTACATTTGTTGCCTGTAAATTTGTGTTCAGGTAACCAGAAATTGTAAGCAACATCTGGATGAGTGATTTTGTATATGCGATGGCTTGTTAGATTATTGATTGAAACATTTTGTATTGAGATTTGTTTGCTTATCAAAGCTTTGATTTGATCTCTGAACTGAGAAGGGTTCTTAAAACTTCTTGTTCCTATTgatcttttagttttgttcGAGAATTCAAAATAAGAGGATCGAACCATTTCTTTTGATGGCATCTCGAACGAGACTAGCTTAAAACATAGTTTAGAGAAGCCAATGTATACAAAAATTGCTTTGTCCTGGAACCAATGGCAGTAGTAGATACTGTATATAAGCTTTCTATGTAGTAATAACACACTAGGCGTGTAGCTTACTAGACATGATTAGTGTTCTTCATTCATCAGTCTCCATTGACTTTAAGGCCATTCATGGAATAGCTGAGAGCATTGTTGTGGTTTTCCATCTTATGGAACTCTGTTTCGATTGTTTTGGCGATTTCGACGTCTCTTGGATCTGGTTCTGGGAAGTCTACATGAAATGATCCCTGTTTGATTGGAACAATGGGCTCTCTGACTGCACCTTGCTGATGAATGTAATTGTAGAGCTGTTGATGGAATGCACTGTCGTAGGAGAAACAGTTTTCTGTAGTTCCATTCTCAGAGTGCCGAGATGATCCTGATCTTTCTTTCCGACAAAAATGTGGTAGTGATGCATAATCCATTACCTACAGATGAGTTCCAGACATCAGAAACAATAAAACATCatgttgaagatgaaatttGTGCATATGATGCCACATTGTTCTTTCAATTCTCTACCATGGCTGGATATAAAGCTGTTAAAGCATCAGAGGAATGAACAAGCTACAGGTCAAATCTGATCAGAAAAAATATACTACATTCAGCTGAAACTAGAACTTTAAAGCGGTGAATCACTTAAGCCCTGCAACTTTATGTAGTTCAGAAATTAAAGGATGAACCTAATCAACATGGTATAGAACCACATGGATATCAAACTGGATTCCGCAGTAGAGCTGCTAAAAAAGCAGCTATCTGCAATTGATGGTTTGGATTCTTCACAAGCATTAGCATATATCAGGAAGAAATACAATATATCAGGAAGAAATACAATGACaacggtgagatctcacattggttggaggggagaacaaaacattgtttataagagtgtagaaattttaaggaaaagtccgaaagaaaaaactcaaaagaaagaCAATATCTTCCAGATATGATATGTGATGCAATATCTTCCATATCTTCTGGGATAGAAGGATATGATATGTGATGCAGTGTACCACCTGTCAGTGCCACCCTAGTGGAACAACTTTCAATGAAAAGTGGTGTTATATCTTTTCCACTAATATGAGAGACCTTTACTTCTCTAGAAGGAGGGGGGAGGGGGGAGAGNgggggagagagagagaggcaagCTTGCCTTTAGCAGTTCATCTCGCCCACAGTTTTGTAGCACTTGGATTTTTCTCCTTGTCCTCTCTTGCAAAAGAGGTTTTACGACCTGTCAGCAAGGACACAATAAATCATGTGCATATTCCCTTAAAGATGACCCACAGTCCcagtatttttttcttttttcttttttctttctggtATATTCAGGTATATTGAGAACATTTCTCCAATATGAATTAATATAGCCACAAACCTTCCAGCAAGCAGAAAATACATATGGAACATTTACGATGTAGTAAGTATCAGTCTTCTCGGGATAGTTCAAGTCGTCAATGGTAGATATGACAGTCAGAAGCTGCATtaaccaaaaatgaaaagagcaTTAACAATACGAAATCTGTATGTAGAAGGAAGCAACAGCTGCATACGCGGAAGGAGAAAACGATCAAAGAGTAAACAAGCAACcatgttttgggcttcccatcAATGGAAAAGT
This portion of the Cucurbita pepo subsp. pepo cultivar mu-cu-16 chromosome LG08, ASM280686v2, whole genome shotgun sequence genome encodes:
- the LOC111800809 gene encoding WEB family protein At5g55860-like, whose amino-acid sequence is MKSKMGVKDHQIATHSPNAKVVGEIDTSSPFHSVKDAVNLFGEGAFSGEQPVVRKTKQPRSAERVFAKETQLHLTEKELKKLKDQLKNAEITKSEALVELENNKRAVDELNKKLQLLRESKESAMKDSEVAKARAKQLEEANGSNHSGNDPGWKQDLETTRAQYMIAIRELDAAKHELRKNRQHSDASLEAKIAALKQVTAAGESFKTHKVKENELSKEILAAQESIEKLKLASLQAQQEQKKIYAEKDIQRRSYKAALEESAKKLFSLQKEIDPDISRNLESQLSETMNEIGELQKQMEDKKASDLGSVKNVTSELDDAKGSLQKVAEEERSLHSLVEALKLELENVRKEHSELKEREAEAESLAGNLHVPLRKSKSELEAYLAEESKARGACEYMLSTLNQLSSETQNARRGEEEMKKKAEELRKEAEATKIAMEAAEKQLRIAVEEAEEAKAAEARALNQIKELSERTDAARASTSDFGANITISKEEFESLSRKVEESDTLAEMKVAAALAQVEAVKASENEIIKKLEASQKEIEDMKTATGEALKRAEMAEAAKKAVEGELRRWREREQKKAEEAASRILAETELSLESSSSHHRLQKQNTTVKTVETSHNRFQKLNTTVKRVDSKKLEKDKTFKKVLFPNLSGLFIRKKNKVEGGSPSYLPGEKSM
- the LOC111800844 gene encoding SEC14 cytosolic factor-like isoform X2, with translation MGIANQDAMKQFQLLINEVDGSLKNSFEKPIIPPELYRAVRDSQLVGLSGYSKEGLPVIAVGVGQSTFDKASVHYYVQSHIQMNEYRDRVVLPAATKKQGRHISTCLKVLDMTGLKLSALNQIKLLTVISTIDDLNYPEKTDTYYIVNVPYVFSACWKVVKPLLQERTRRKIQVLQNCGRDELLKVMDYASLPHFCRKERSGSSRHSENGTTENCFSYDSAFHQQLYNYIHQQGAVREPIVPIKQGSFHVDFPEPDPRDVEIAKTIETEFHKMENHNNALSYSMNGLKVNGD
- the LOC111800844 gene encoding phosphatidylinositol/phosphatidylcholine transfer protein SFH1-like isoform X1 → MGIANQDAMKQFQLLINEVDGSLKNSFENMHQGHPEETLERFLKARDWNVAKAHKMLIDCLHWRIQNEIDNILSKPIIPPELYRAVRDSQLVGLSGYSKEGLPVIAVGVGQSTFDKASVHYYVQSHIQMNEYRDRVVLPAATKKQGRHISTCLKVLDMTGLKLSALNQIKLLTVISTIDDLNYPEKTDTYYIVNVPYVFSACWKVVKPLLQERTRRKIQVLQNCGRDELLKVMDYASLPHFCRKERSGSSRHSENGTTENCFSYDSAFHQQLYNYIHQQGAVREPIVPIKQGSFHVDFPEPDPRDVEIAKTIETEFHKMENHNNALSYSMNGLKVNGD